The following coding sequences lie in one Arachis stenosperma cultivar V10309 chromosome 5, arast.V10309.gnm1.PFL2, whole genome shotgun sequence genomic window:
- the LOC130981287 gene encoding F-box protein At5g07610-like, translated as MSRIKVSKSSSSPEKIQENEDLLTEILFHLGAKTLIRFKCVSKRWSTIISSPYFCHRHVFRHANITKVSSIFLEPGEDDDNKNRYFNNHKDIKPLSLENGSHGSSSPFDSVEIHPKDLAYIVQSFNGLLLCRILHHHKNREFLPIESFFVCNPTTECFIAMLKIQAARALKQWYTLRLMKPSLVLGGRVGPLSWLQPSSNFITEFTSTVQCTGLASLIRIRMRRCLSLRFDFKEERLRDDNMPPLPTLDYFYIPAAACGHLNLVGFSSPERSNMIRVYQMAMDYSRWVLLHTLDLPPMYWPNDFIASVRVLHLIQDSEDYCSGMSLVLVVNYNVVVFRLKDHTFKQIYSRYVPWNESAESPPISFEHIESLVQL; from the exons ATGAGCAGaataaaagtatccaaatcATCATCTTCACCAGAAAAAATCCAAGAGAACGAGGATTTGTTGACTGAAATCCTGTTTCACCTTGGCGCCAAAACGTTAATCAGATTCAAATGCGTCTCCAAGCGATGGTCCACAATAATCTCCTCCCCTTATTTCTGCCACCGCCATGTCTTCCGCCACGCCAACATCACCAAGGTCTCTAGCATTTTCTTGGAACCCGGAGAAGATGATGATAATAAAAACCGTTACTTCAATAACCATAAAGACATCAAGCCGTTATCCTTAGAGAACGGAAGTCACGGCTCATCATCTCCCTTCGACTCCGTCGAAATCCACCCGAAGGACCTCGCCTACATTGTGCAATCATTCAATGGCCTCTTACTTTGCAGAATATTACACCACCACAAAAATCGAGAATTCTTACCAATAGAATCGTTCTTTGTCTGTAACCCAACCACTGAATGCTTCATCGCCATG TTAAAAATTCAAGCCGCTCGCGCTTTGAAACAATGGTATACTCTTCGACTGATGAAGCCGAGCCTGGTTCTTGGAGGCCGTGTGGGTCCCCTCTCATGGCTCCAGCCAAGTTCGAACTTCATAACGGAGTTTACTTCAACGGTTCAGTGCACTGGATTGGCTTCGTTGATCCGGATTCGTATGCGAAGATGTCTGAGTCTCCGTTTTGACTTTAAAGAAGAGCGGTTGAGGGATGATAACATGCCTCCCTTGCCGACTCTTGATTACTTTTACATTCCTGCAGCTGCATGTGGCCACTTGAATTTGGTTGGATTTAGTTCTCCTGAGAGAAGCAACATGATAAGAGTGTATCAAATGGCTATGGACTATTCTAGGTGGGTTCTTCTGCACACACTTGATCTTCCTCCAATGTATTGGCCGAATGATTTCATTGCCAGCGTCAGAGTGCTTCACCTTATTCAAGATAGTGAAGATTATTGCAGCGGCATGTCTTTGGTGTTGGTTGTAAACTATAATGTTGTTGTTTTCCGGTTAAAAGACCACACCTTTAAACAGATTTATTCTCGCTACGTGCCCTGGAACGAATCAGCTGAAAGTCCTCCTATATCATTTGAGCATATTGAGAGCTTGGTACAACTTTAG
- the LOC130981638 gene encoding pentatricopeptide repeat-containing protein At3g29230-like, whose translation MQLPAAAARAPTWFSTRRLLDEKLSDLHRCSNLNTVKQIQAQVFKNDLHQDPYVAPKLVAAFSLSRHLPSAVNAFNLVTNPNTHLYNTLIRAQAQNKAHPSVAFETFFQMQRNGVFSDSFTYTCLLKSFDGYSCFRMVQMIHTHVVKFGFFGSDIFVPNSLIDSYCKCGGAGMDAAIQLFLEMEERDVVTWNSLIGGLVRGGEFEKACKVFDEMPERDVVSWNIMLDGYAKAGQMGKAFEMFEGMPERNVVSWASMVWGYCRAGDMNMARMLFDKCPGKNLVIWTTMISGYAEKGLVNEATKLYDKMEGVGMRIDDGFLISILAACAESGMSALGKRIHASVERRRLRCSTKVLNAFIDMYAKCGCVDVALGVFSRIEKKDLVSWNSMIQGLGIHGRGEKALELFTRMVHEGFEPDKYTFIGLLCACTHAGLVNEGRNYFYSMEKVHGIVPQVEHYGCMIDLLGRGGNLEEAFQLVRSMPMEPNEIVLGTLLGACRMHNDVDLAKAVCEHLFELAPLDPGNFNLLSNIYAQAGDWVNVASVRWQMKNTGSQKPSGASSIEVEEEVHEFTAFDQSHPKSDDIYRMIDRLIKDIRQVGYVPKAYVSRSDAYSFNF comes from the coding sequence ATGCAATTGCCTGCTGCGGCGGCGCGTGCGCCCACATGGTTTTCCACGCGCCGCCTTCTCGATGAAAAGCTCTCCGACCTCCACCGCTGCTCAAACCTCAACACCGTGAAGCAAATCCAAGCTCAAGTCTTCAAGAACGACCTCCACCAAGACCCTTACGTCGCACCGAAACTCGTCGCCGCCTTCTCCCTCTCCCGCCACCTCCCCTCCGCCGTCAACGCATTCAACCTCGTAACCAACCCAAACACCCACCTTTACAACACTCTCATCAGAGCTCAGGCCCAAAACAAGGCTCACCCTTCCGTCGCATTTGAAACCTTCTTCCAGATGCAGAGGAATGGTGTTTTTTCAGATAGCTTCACCTACACGTGTCTGTTGAAATCTTTTGACGGTTATAGCTGTTTTCGGATGGTGCAGATGATCCACACGCATGTGGTGAAGTTTGGGTTTTTCGGGAGTGATATATTTGTGCCGAACTCGTTGATAGATTCATATTGTAAATGTGGGGGTGCTGGAATGGATGCGGCAATTCAGTTGTTTTTGGAGATGGAGGAACGGGATGTGGTGACTTGGAACTCTCTGATTGGTGGGTTGGTGAGAGGTGGTGAGTTTGAGAAAGCCTGCaaggtgtttgatgaaatgcctgAGAGGGATGTGGTTAGTTGGAACATCATGTTGGATGGGTATGCTAAGGCTGGGCAGATGGGGAAGGCGTTTGAGATGTTTGAGGGAATGCCCGAGAGGAATGTTGTGTCATGGGCTTCAATGGTTTGGGGTTATTGTAGAGCCGGGGATATGAATATGGCGAGGATGTTGTTCGATAAGTGTCCTGGGAAGAACTTGGTGATTTGGACCACTATGATATCTGGGTATGCTGAGAAGGGGCTTGTTAATGAGGCAACAAAGTTGTATGATAAGATGGAGGGAGTTGGGATGAGGATTGATGATGGGTTTCTGATAAGTATTTTGGCTGCATGTGCCGAGTCTGGAATGTCTGCATTGGGGAAAAGAATTCATGCTTCTGTTGAGAGGCGGAGGTTGAGGTGTAGCACTAAGGTGTTGAACGCATTCATCGATATGTATGCGAAGTGTGGTTGTGTGGATGTTGCCCTTGGTGTCTTTAGTAGGATTGAAAAGAAAGATTTGGTGTCTTGGAATTCCATGATTCAAGGGTTAGGCATACATGGACGTGGTGAGAAAGCACTTGAGCTTTTCACGAGGATGGTACATGAGGGTTTTGAACCGGACAAATATACGTTCATTGGTCTTTTATGTGCTTGCACCCATGCAGGCCTTGTCAATGAAGGGCGTAATTACTTCTATTCAATGGAGAAAGTGCATGGGATTGTTCCTCAAGTTGAGCACTATGGTTGTATGATTGATCTTCTTGGTCGAGGGGGAAACCTGGAGGAAGCTTTTCAGCTTGTGCGCAGCATGCCTATGGAGCCAAATGAAATAGTCTTGGGAACTCTTTTGGGGGCTTGTAGAATGCATAATGATGTAGATCTTGCAAAAGCTGTGTGCGAACACTTGTTTGAGTTGGCACCACTGGATCCTGGAAATTTCAACCTTTTGTCAAACATTTATGCTCAAGCAGGGGATTGGGTGAATGTTGCTAGTGTAAGGTGGCAAATGAAGAACACAGGAAGCCAAAAGCCTTCTGGAGCTAGTTCCATTGAGGTAGAAGAGGAAGTGCATGAATTTACAGCATTTGATCAGTCACACCCTAAATCAGATGATATATATAGAATGATTGACAGATTGATAAAGGACATTAGGCAGGTTGGATATGTTCCAAAGGCTTACGTCAGCCGAAGTGATGCTTatagttttaacttttaa